The Vulpes vulpes isolate BD-2025 chromosome 1, VulVul3, whole genome shotgun sequence genome contains the following window.
aaaaaaaaaaaaaaatgatggctctcgcttcattttggttttctttcccattttttaaatgttctcaccagaAGTCTATTTGCAAATACACCTTTAGGACTCTGTAAACCACTAGCTCCTTTAAAGGAAGCTTGCATACAAAGCTTTTTTTATGGCTTAATGTATTACAGGTATTTGAAGAATATGCCTTGCTATTTTTGCCCTTTTAGTGCTGCTTATTTGACCCGATTTAGAGAACACGTGAAAGTATTGGTtttagggggacacctgggtggcttagtttgagcctctctgcctttgactcagggcgtgatctgagatcgagtcccacatccagctcctgcagagagcctgcttctccctctgcctctaatgaataaataaaacctttttaaaaaatggtattcgTTTTAAAACAAGGTAGGACACATGTTATGTTCTTATGATCAATACATTGGGTTGGATATGGATCAATTATAAATTCCTTCCACTTTTAATGCAAGACAACAAATCAATTGGGGAAAGCTATTAACAAGACAGAAGGATTTTTACAAATTGTTCCCCAAGTACTTAAGCTCTTAaaaagtgtatgtatatatttgattattttaaatcccTACAACACCTGCCCAGGCTCTGAGGAAGCCCCATAAACATGCCACTCTTGACAATTCCCCCTCCTACACCAGTGGTTTAAGGGTATTGGGGGTGGACTGGCTTGGGTTGGTTATTTTTGAGCCCGTGTTGCACCTTTAAGGAGGGAAGCAAGAGGATTTTTATAGGTCCTTAGGTTCATGGTGTGGGACACACAGCATGTAAGTAGGGGCTGAGGATGGAGTGTGGTAGGTTGGTGGGTTTTACTCTTTACAGGGTAAATTTCAGCAAGGAAAAAAGGGGGTGTAGATCAATGTTTGCTGCTGGCCCAATGGATCTTTTttagtaacttaaaaaataagcaaatagacTTCTTTGGCCCCAAAAGggccaggtgtccctgttcctTGCTGCTGTTGGAAACCAAAGAAAGCTTAGCCTTTTATAAGTTGAAGGCGATAATATAACACTCATGCTGTTGAACGATGAGGTTAGACAAATGCAGAATTTCCTGCTCAGTGTCTAAACTAGGAACCAAATTCTAGGGTGTGCTATCATCTTCATATCGTGCAGtgagctgggttttttttttttttttttttttaagattttacttatttattcatgagagacacacagagagaagcaggctccatgcagggagaccgatgcagggcttggtcctgagactccagggtcatgccctgggcatgaaggcaggcattcaacatctgagccactcaggtgtcccatctGTGTAGGATTTCTGAGTGAGATCTGTCTTGGTGTTTCAGCCACAATCTTGGGGCAGTggtgttagttttattttatttttttccagtggtgTTAGTTTTAGAAATGCTACCAAAATGTCTACAAATTAGGGAAAGGGAGCAGTGAATGTGGTATGGATTCCCCAGTTTTCATTTTgtagggtgggttttttttttttttccttatatatacTTACAAATCTGCCATTTCATAGGTCTGGGGATAAGACAGTTTTTCAACTTTTTACCCTACACAAAGCAGTATTTTTAGCAGCAACATTCACTTTAGAGAAGTCTCCAAAGTTTATATCCATCACACATTTGTAAAAATCGAGAGTGATTTCTAAGTGGTTAAAAGGGCTACAGGGTAATACAGTAAGGGAAAGACAATGACTACATGGGGGAAGGATTCATGGGGGAGggttgttatatatatatatttgaagttttatttgtGGTGAGTGAGCAGCATAGATTAGTAGTAGGATGAGTAAAAACATCTTGgttctttcaaaataattactCAGTGTAAAGGaaaccacagtttaaaaaaaataaacatttgagtctaatgtaaaaaatacaaaataatttactgtGGGGGAGAAGTTTTTTAAAGGGCACAAGGAAAAGGAGTTTATATAGATTTACCATCCACAGTTTTGTATAcaactttaaatatgtgcagttttacAGCATGTTAATTAACCTCAATAAAgctttacttaaaaatcaaatagagGTCTTGGGTcccccaatttattttattttatttttgcacaaGGAGTCCAATGCCCTGCATCACTGAAAATTTCAAGATAATTTCTATTTGGGTCTGCAGCTGATCAAAAAGCTGCAGGGTCCCACCAACAGGATTTTTTCTCTATCCTATTGCCATTTTCTTGCCCGTGCAGTAATATCCTTGAGACTAGAAAAATAAGATTGACAATGGCCTCAAGTTCCTCAGCTACAGAAAGAACATGCACGTGGAGTGTATAAACTGAACCACAGGCATGGTCACTGGAACACCTGGGGATGCAAGTTTCAGTAGACAAATACATCACTTCCTGCAGTCCTATTTCTGTACACATCACCTGGCCCCTATAAGTAGTCTTACAAACAATAACACCAGAAAAGTGAACCTACACACGAAGGCACATGATTTCTTTGCAGTATTTGGGGAATAGCTCCCCCACAATAGTGCTCAACATTATTTGACAGCCCTGGAGAAAAAGAACCACTCCCCTATGAGCTCTAAAGGTGGTCTTAAGAGAAATATACTGTTGTCATGGCACTCTAGGCCTGGAAGGTAAAAAGTATTATCAACCCCTTAGCTTTGTCAAAACTGGGTCAGAACCCtaatgaggaagaaggaaattgcTGTGTAACCCCCATCCCCAATCATTCATGATGGTCAAGAGAGAACACCTCCTTTGACTACTACACCCACTGAGGAACCTGGCAGAGCAGAGGGCTATGCAGGGCTCCAGAAAGCTTGCCCATAAACCTACAAGTCTTGGGGAATCTGCCCCAGTGTTGGATGTTCATAGATGTGATGTTCAATTTCCAGGAGATGGCTCCCTCACAGTGAGTCTTGCTCTATGAAATATACCACATTCTGTGCAGGGCCTTCTGGTACCCAACCAGGTTAGACCTTTAGATGAATGTTTTCCACCTATACGTGCTGCACATATGTAACACAGACCTGGGTTATGAACATTTTGCCACACTCATTGCATTCACAAGGTTATCTGGTATGAAGTTTTCGGTGTTGAATGATGTGGGAGCTTTGGCTGAAGGATTTCCCACATTCCCCACATTCGTAAGGCTTTTCTCCTGTGTGGACTCTCCGGTGCTGGATAAGGTTGGACTTTTGGCTAAAGGATTTCTCACACTCATTGCACTTATAAGGTCTGgctccagtgtgaattctctggtGTTGATTGAGAGTGGACCTGTGGCTAAAGGATTTCCCACACTCCCCAcactcataaggcctttctccgGTGTGAATGCGCAGGTgctgaaccagtttgcatttGTAGCTGAAGGATTTTGCACATTCATTGCATTTATAAGGCCTTGCTCCACTGTGAATTTTCTGGTGTTGAATGAGGTTGGAGCTTTGGCTGAAGGAATTCCCACACTCACCACACTTGTAAGGCTTTTCTCTTGTGTGAACCCTCTGGTGTTTAATGAGAGTAGAGCTGTAgctaaaggctttcccacattcaccACATGCATAAGGCCTCACTCTAGTGTGAATCTGCAGGTGCTGGACAAGTCTGAATTTGAAgctgaaggcttttccacattcgCTGCATTTATAAGGCCTTGCACCAGTGTGAATTCTGTGGTGTTGAATGAGGTTGTAGCTTTGGCTAAAGGATTTCCCACATTCGTTACACTCATAAGACCTTGTTCCTGGGTAAGCTCTCTGACAATTACTAAAGATGGAGCTTTGGTTAAAAGGTTTCTCACAGTCATCCCAGTCATGATAACTTTCTCTAGTGTGAAGTTGCTGAGGCTGGAAAAGTTTATGTTCATAGCTGAATGGTTTCCCAGTGTCACTGCATGTGTGAGGACTTTTCCTACCATGAAAGGACTCCCCATGTTCAAAGCTGCTGTGCGGTTTGGCCCCTTTGAGGGTGGCCTGATGCTGGAGAAGACTCAATATGGCCAGGAAGTCCTTCCCAATTTCCCCACAGGGGAAAGGCTTCCCTGACACATGCAATTTGTAGCTTGTCACAAACTCCATGTCCCATCTGAATGGCTTCTCTTCATTGTGCTTCTGGTGCTGGCGAAGATTCGCACTAAACCACAACTGTTTCCCACACGCCTCACAGGTGTACGATTTCTGCCCATGATGTGATTCTTGGTCCTCAGCCAGGTACAAAATGTCTCTCCCAAGCAAGACACACTTCTCACAGGGCTGAGCTTTCCAAATGGATGGATCTGGACTTGGAGTCTTGCCCAGTGACATTCGTTGCACAGAAAGTGCCGCCTCATCCTCCATTCCATACCAACAACCTGGAAATACAGAAATGCCAGTGTGATGTGCGTATTATATTATCTTTGGGGGAAGGAGCTGACCTCATCATAAACATCTGCTGGGTACACCAAATAATAGGTCACTGCATTTGTTTTCAAGAAGAGGGTGTTGGGGTTAGGCTATCAAAGGGCTGTAGTCCTGGCACTCTAAAGTCACAAGACTTGGGGAGGCCCCACAGGAAGATGCAGGGTCTCCAATTCATTCCTCTGCCAATGGCCTTCACTGGGGCTGTATGTAAGTTTAGGTCCAGGCCCAGGAATATCTAGTTGCAACTGATTAGGGATcaaaaactgaggcagaaggaaagaaaggtagAAAGGAGGGGTGGGCACTGGCATCAACACACTGGTAGGCCATCCTGTGAGGGGTTCTTGACTCCTCTAAACCACAGTTGAATTAACTGGGATTCGGATGACACAACGACAGGACAGGCAGAGGACTGGCCATGCCCCAGAGCAATTCTGCATACGACCCAGGAGaggaaacacaaataaatactATATGCAGACCCACAGAGGAACATCTAAGAACAGCCCCTGGGCCTCCAGGTGAGGAGGAAGAAAACCTGGAGGCTGATCCATCAGGCTCACGGGGGTTTGCAGGCTCAACCAGAGGGCAAGTGCTGAGCCTAGACCTAGTGATGGCAGTGCCCACAATCCAAATGTGAGAAAAAGAGCAGAGTCtagcccagggcactggggtgggCATGAGGGTCTTACCCAGTGAGATCACAAGTGCAaagttctccagcatcacatcaTGGTATAGGCATCTCTGAGTCTCATCAAGGAGACCCCACTCTTCCCAGGAAAAGTATACAACCACATCTTCAAAGGTCACACTACCCTGCCatgatggggagagagaaaaccaCAAACATCCCTTCTCCATAGGACCCACATtccagtcccccacccccaccccaccccaccccaatctATCCcatgctcctcctcctcccagggcaCCCAACTCAAAGGATATACCAAGCCCTGGTGCCAGTAATGACTATGTCCAGCCCTCTGCAACAACAGGCAGGTGGGCAGATAGAATCTTAAGTTCATGGCCAGTCCCCAACCATGCAATTTCCCTGAAATCCTCCACAGCGTATCTACCAGGTATCATAAAACATAGCCTCAACCACTGTTCCTAAGTCCCTAATACCAAGGATCTGGGGCCCATCAGCTCATATACCTCTTTTATACCTTTATGGCATCAAGAGTTCTTGGCAAGTAGCACCCCACTTCCTAGGGCAGCCTCAAGTCTCCAGTGTTCAAGGACACTAATCACATGGGATTTAGAGCCTACTTGAAAAACCTCACTTTAGGGCAGCCCacgtggcacagcagtttagcgctgccttcagcccagggtgtgattctggagccctgggtcgagtcccatgtcaggctccctgcatagagcctgcttctccctctgcctgtatctctgactctatctgtgtctctcatgaataaataaaatctttttttttttttttaattttatttatgataggtacacagtgagagagagagaagcagagacataggcagagggagaagcaggctccatgcaccgggagcccgacgtgggattcgatcccgggtctccaggattgcgccccgggccaaaggcaggcgccaaaccgctgcgccacccagggatccctaaataaaatctttttaaaaaaattttttttaataaaatcttaaaaaaaagaaaaacctcactTTAATGTCCACTATCTCTAAATATTGAGAATTAATATGTAAACATAATACTAGGTCTAGTAATTAACAGATGATGACCTCTGCCCTTGAATTAGGCTCATCTACCAGGTTCCAAGTAAGGTTGCCACAAATAGGCAGCAGCCCCCTCTTGCCTCTACATCCTGCTCCGGTCTCCTCTTCTGTAAGTCTTCCACCCCTTCCGTGTGTTTGAGAGGTTATGCAGTACCCACCCTCTTCTTCCTGGCCTCTTAATCTTCTCTCCATCATTTGAATTTGCCTTCCTAATGTGACACAAAGGTCCACCTATGCATCTAATGCTGAACCCCAACTCAAATTTACAGACTTTTATATCCAGCTGCCCTCCTAATGCCCTGCATTGTTTTCTAAAGATGTCAGACTCAACATGGTTGCTGAGACAAAAGCCCTAGGGGTCATCCCTGTCTCCTATTTCCTACATTAGAAAATCTGGttctactttaaaaaaggaatttagggatgcttgggtggctcagcggttgagcgactgactgcctttgactcagggcatgatcccagattcccagaatcgagtcccacattggggtccttgcatggagactgtttctcctccctctgcctgggtctctgcctctctgagtctcccatgaataaataaataaaaatcttaaaaaaaaaaaaaaaaaggaatttaaaatccAACATTTTCTCTTATCCCCAGGGCTGTAATTTACATCTATGTTGCACCCAACCCTAACCTTCCCTTTCCGTTTGCTGCAGTAACAAAGCATTGGTAAAGTAAGATCCAAACCATCATAAAGAAAGAACACCTGCATTTCCCTGAATACTCAAAGCTCAGCCATACTGGTACCTGTACCCCATGAAAACCTCATTTTACTGGCTTTTGCTACACCTGGATGTCTTTCCAGGGTCCTGGACACCCTCCCCTTTATGGGTAGCTTCCAAAAGTACTTCATCAGTAGAGCTCTGGTCTCCACTGCTTCTCTGACCACCTCTCTGCCTGTGAGTCCAGGCATGCCTCTGCCTCACACCCTGCTTACCGTGTAGACATAAAACTGACACCAGGTTTCCCCCAGCCTGGAGCCACCACAGTGGCGCTCAGACACAGGGCCCCCTGACATCAGAGCCTGGGCAGGGAGCAGGCACCCTGCCCGCAAGTGGGTGGCAGGAGGGCCCAAGAGAGATGAGACAAGTGTTTACCTGAGCTGGATCCCTGGGCTCGGCCGCCGCCATCAGACTTGGTGGGTGGAGCGGGGCGAGGAGCAGCCCAGTGCTGCGGGAACGCCTCCTCTCCAGCGGCACCAGTCCTTGCCTCGTCCTGACCCTGTGCTCTGGAACCTCCAAACAGGAAATGGACCCCAGAGCTGCCAAAACAACTGCCACGCGGACCCTGGAAGTCCCACTCTGATGTGATGGCACACACAGAAACGCCCGTCTCCTGGACCTTCATTGGCTCCACGATGGCGTCACTTGGCACGGGGTCCTCTGGGCAATGCAGTTGTTACCACTCTGCAGGCTTCTGCAAAGGGCGCAGCACATAAGAACCTTCTGGAACACAGGCAAAGCAGCACCACAAGGGGCACTGGGAAGTGTTGTGCTGGCTCTGAGTGCGGGGTTGGGAGGTTGTGCCCAGATTCCAGGGAGTTCCCGACAACTGATCACTTGAATGTTTAGCAACACTGATGCTAATTCACACTTTACAATAGCAGGCTCCCAGATGCCCTCCAAAGGTTACAAATCCAAATGGATGTGGCATTCCATAGAGTCACTCATAATAGTGTGTCCTTTATTGTGGAGGGAACTGGGAAAAATGTGACCTCATCtcctatatttttgttttctcaaggcTCATTGTTCAGTGCTTTTGTCCAACATCAGAAAGCCACTGGTATTTGGTCCAGTTTTATAGTCACTTACAGAAGGAGAGTGAGGGAGACTGCTCTAGCTTCACAGCCAGAAGCAAGGACACActtgataaaaatgaaagtgattCTAAAGCTTTCAAAACCATATTCTCAGTGCAGACCTTGCTCTAAACTTGGCAAATGGTAGGGCTATTAAGAGAGTAGGTTATAAAATGTAAAGCTTcggggcaggccgggtggctcagcggtttagcactgcctttggtccagggcatgatcctggagacccaggatcaagtcccaagttcggctccctgcatggagcctgcttctccctctgcctgtgtctctgcctccctctctctctcttatgaataaataaataaaatcttttaaaaaagtaaataaataagataaaataaaacgtAGAGCTCCAAACCAGATTCACTCATATCAGTTGTGCTCACTAGCTTATACAGCTTTATGTAGAACCCATTGTAAAAGCGATACACATGCAAGGACTGAGAATAAATGAGTTCTCACTTCTGGAGAGATGGCTCGGAGTTACTGAGTGCATCTGAATTAAAGGAGCAAATAAAACCATATATCTCTTAGGGGGGTTAAATAGATGAAGATATCCATTAAAGATATTGTGAGGGACATACTCCTGAGTTGAGGTGCCAAAGAGCACACCTACACTTACTGTGTCACAGTGATTTGCTAATCTGCAGGTATATAAATGATATGGCATCAAAGATTCTATGTAAAATTGAGGCACCTGGGAAAGACAAGCTCTCCCACAAGtctgtgtgtgcatacatacaaGCACAAAGAACATTACCCAAACAAGTAAATTATTGGGAGTAAAAAACAGTAAGTGCATCAAGAAATTTTGGGctcttaaattagaaaatactctAAAGCTCATCTCTCTTGTGAAACAATTAACAGGTTTGATATTTCCAGGTAATGAAGCCCTCTTTCAAGGGCCATCTAGAATTGATAAATGCTGTGGTGTCTATTCTAACTGCTCCATCTTCAGGCTTCCTTAGTCCCTAAGACACGACAGCattgaaattatgaaaattaatattaaaacgACCTCTATCAGggatccgggtggctcagcagtttggcacccgccttgagcccaggacgtgatccaggagtcctgggatccagtctcgcatcgggctccctgcatggagcctgcttctccctctgcctgtgtctctgcctctctgtctctgtgtgtgtgtgtgtctctcatgaataaatggaatcttaaataaataaataaatacatacatacataaatacataaatacataaataaagaacGACCTCTATgtattcaagtgaaaggaagaatcatacatttttcagtttaaatcaaaagatagaaatgagagcagccccagtggcttagtggtttagcaccgccttcagcccggggtgtgaacccagagaccagggattgagtcccacatcaggctccgtgcatggagcctgcttctccctctgcctgtgtctctgcctgtgtgtgtgtctcgctcataaataaataaataaataaataaataaataaataaacctacctttaaaaaaaaaataaatttgtcaaactgtgttaaaaaaaaaaaaaagatagaaatgattaagcttggTGAGGAAGGGATGTTGAAAGCCAAGACAGACCAAAAGCTAGTTAGGCCTCGTGAGCCCAACAGCTAGCCAAGTAGCCAAgctgtgaacacacacacacaaaaaaaccctcaaaaagtCTTTGAAGAGAATTAAAAGTGCTACttcagtgaacacacaaatgataagaaagcaaacagcCTTACTACTGATAtaaagttttagtggtctggatagaagatcaaaatggccacaacattcccttaggccaaaacctaatccagagcaaggccctaactctcttcaattctaggAATGCTGAGAGGGGTGAGTTGGCAGAAGACAAGTTGAAAGCAGAGGGTGCTTCATGAGGTTGAAGGAAAGAAACCATCTCCCTATCATCAAAGTACAAGGTGAAGCAGCTAGTACTGAtgcagaagctgcagcaagtgatccagaagatctagctaagatcatTCATGAAGGTGGCTACCCTAAACAATACAGTTTCAATGCAGACAaaacagccttctattggaagatgCCATCTAGCACTTTCAGTATATGTGCTGTCAAAGCGACGACCATCTAGTACTTTCGCAGCTAGAGACGTCAAGCCTTGCTTCAAAGTACAGGTAGACTCTCATTAGGGACCAGCGcttatttatcattttgaaaatactaGGGCTCTTACGAATTATGctaaatctggggatccctgggtggctcagcaggttagcgcctgccttcggcccagggcatgatcctggagtcccgggatcgggtcccacatcaggttccctgtgtggagcctgcttctctctctctcataaataaacaagtaaaatctttttttaaaaaaattatgctaaatctatCCTGCCTGAGCTATCAATGGaaaaacaaagcctggatgacagcgcATCTGTTTATAatatggtttactgaatattttaagtccactgctgagacctactgctcagtgTACCTCGTCactcaagagctctgatggagatgctAACACAATATCCATTCTGTAGACCCTGGATCAAGGAgcaattttgactttcaagtcttattgtTTATGAAATACAATGTGTAAGGCCAGGGAATTAAGTTTACCAGAGAAGTAAACTAAACTGAAAATTCTATTCTAGCAGCCATTTATGGGTGGCAGAGGCAAAGTATGAAtgggagtttggaagaagttgattctaaCCCTCATTTAAGACTTctgtaaaaaaagtaaaataggatcccagggtggctcagcggtttggcccttgccttcggcccagggcatgatcctggagacccaggatcgagtcccacattgggctctctgcatggagcctgcttctccctctgcctgtgtctctgcctctgtgtgtgtgtgtgtctctcataaataaataaataaaatcttaaaaaaaaaaaaaagtaatgatagATGTGGTGGAAATcgcaaaagaattaaaagtagagGAGATGTGACTGAAATGTTGCAAAGTATCTCATAATaaatgttgcaaaaaaaaatctcgtaataaaacttgaatggatgaCCAGAGAAAGGGTTGCTTGAGGTGGAATCTAGTCCTGGTGAAGATGCTTGATGACTGCTGAAATGACAGTTGATAAAGAAGTTCTATGGTGAAAGATTTGTGAAAGAAAGAGTCGATTGATATGGTGAACTTTGCTGTCTTATTTTAAATTGCCACAGCTACCCCAGGCCACAAACAAAAAGATTAGGACTCATGAAAAGCTCAGATGAGggttagtgttttttttctttttttttaaggttttatttatttattcatgacagacacacagagagacagagagagagagagagagagagaggcagagacacaggcagagggataagcaggctccatgcagggaagcagggaagccCAACAACATGGGAcctgattccgggtctccaggatcacgccctgggccgagggcggcactaaaccgctgagctacccaggctgcccagggttAGTGTTTTTTAGCAAGAAAgtatttcttggggatccctgggtggctcagcggtttggcgcctgcctttggggcagggcatgatccttgagtcccgggatcgagtcccacatcgggctccctgcatggagcctgcttctccctctgcctgagtctgcctctctctttctctcatgaataaataaaatcttaaaaaaaaaaaaaaaagaaagaaaaaaagaaagtatttcttaATTAAGGTCTGTATATGGAAGCGGGGAAGGAGGGTTAGACATAAAAGACTACACTAAACAtaatttttagggacacctgggtggctcaagcaattgggcacctgccttcagaccacggcgtgatcctggagtcctgggatcgagtgccacattgggctctctgcaaggagcctgcttctctctctgcctatctctacctctctctctctctctctctgtgtgtgtgtgtgtgtgtgtgtgtgtctctcgtgaataaataaaatcttttaaaaaaataaaaattaaattaaatttttaaagaacataatttttatgtatgcactaggaaaccaaaaccttcatttgacttgctttattccAGTGGTCTAGAACCAAATCTGTGCTTGTAGTGTTTCTGGTGATGGGACTAAAATATACTGCTTTGGCATAAGAATCAACATAGGCAGAAAGAAGCTTTCCTGGAGCATACATTACATGATACAAGAAGAAACTTTTTAGAAAAGAGGAATATCGACAATCTTCCCTCCTTCAGAAAGTTGAACTGACGTCAAACTACACAAACTAACCTCTAGCTTTCTCACTTTTTTACTCTCTTCTGCTAAGAGTGTAAAGGGAAAGAGGTCCCTACTCAAGAAATGTAATCTTTTCTCTATCATTCATAGCATTAGATTAAAAATGCTACTTAGACAATTTAGACATTTTTATTCACCATGGTCCATATGCATTGACCCTTCACCCAATGTTTATAAGATACATATTTTGGGTACTAGCTTAAAATTCAGATCAGCACGGGATATTTACTGTCAAACTCCCAAAACCTGAAAAAACCATACATTACATTTTCATGAAATTCTGTCTTTGAGTAACTGCTTACAACAATGGTTtcttttgtatcctacaactatTATTCAACACTGAATGCAAAATTCCCAGCAGATTAACTGCCATAGTTTATgagactataaatattttttaaagtgttactTAATACATAATTGAGTGTTCTGGAGGGTGGAGGGAACTTAAGAGCCCAGAGACTCTATTTGGAAAAAGATGTTTTCTACGCCTCCAAAACAGAACCAAGGAATGGGTTTGTCACTGCTAATGAgtacaaaggaaggaaatgttgAGAAACATGAAGACAGAAGGGAAGACAGGTGGTTGTGAGCCGACAGCTTGGATTCATAATCAGGGTTATCCAAAAGGATAAAAGAGAATGAGTAAAAGGAGTCAAACATTCTCACCAGGATCAGGATGGTGTATATGGCTCTGGCTTCACAGAAAGAGAGTCTACTGCTGAGAGGGTACTGAATCCACTACTTGTATCTGTAAAGAACAAAGACGATGTGGAGTCAAGCCCACACCATGAGGCTCAAACATATTACATCGATATCACAGATGCTGTAAATTTTCTATGCCTCCTAAGCTTCTCAATCTGTCTGTAATATCCCAGGGAAAATGTATTACATTTCCCCCGATActtatgtttctgctttttttttttttaaagattttatttgtatttattcatgaaagacacacacacacagagagagagagagagagagagagagagagagagagagaggcagagacagaggcagagggagaagcatgctccatgcagggagtcctatggggactcgatcccaggactccaggatcacatcctgggccgaaggcaggcactaaaccactgggccccccaggcatcccagtatttcTGCTTCTTAGCACAACTGGCACTCTCATAGGAATGTCTAAAAAAAAGGGTGAGGAAT
Protein-coding sequences here:
- the LOC112908845 gene encoding uncharacterized protein isoform X2; translation: MLENFALVISLGCWYGMEDEAALSVQRMSLGKTPSPDPSIWKAQPCEKCVLLGRDILYLAEDQESHHGQKSYTCEACGKQLWFSANLRQHQKHNEEKPFRWDMEFVTSYKLHVSGKPFPCGEIGKDFLAILSLLQHQATLKGAKPHSSFEHGESFHGRKSPHTCSDTGKPFSYEHKLFQPQQLHTRESYHDWDDCEKPFNQSSIFSNCQRAYPGTRSYECNECGKSFSQSYNLIQHHRIHTGARPYKCSECGKAFSFKFRLVQHLQIHTRVRPYACGECGKAFSYSSTLIKHQRVHTREKPYKCGECGNSFSQSSNLIQHQKIHSGARPYKCNECAKSFSYKCKLVQHLRIHTGERPYECGECGKSFSHRSTLNQHQRIHTGARPYKCNECEKSFSQKSNLIQHRRVHTGEKPYECGECGKSFSQSSHIIQHRKLHTR
- the LOC112908845 gene encoding uncharacterized protein isoform X1 encodes the protein MAAAEPRDPAQGSVTFEDVVVYFSWEEWGLLDETQRCLYHDVMLENFALVISLGCWYGMEDEAALSVQRMSLGKTPSPDPSIWKAQPCEKCVLLGRDILYLAEDQESHHGQKSYTCEACGKQLWFSANLRQHQKHNEEKPFRWDMEFVTSYKLHVSGKPFPCGEIGKDFLAILSLLQHQATLKGAKPHSSFEHGESFHGRKSPHTCSDTGKPFSYEHKLFQPQQLHTRESYHDWDDCEKPFNQSSIFSNCQRAYPGTRSYECNECGKSFSQSYNLIQHHRIHTGARPYKCSECGKAFSFKFRLVQHLQIHTRVRPYACGECGKAFSYSSTLIKHQRVHTREKPYKCGECGNSFSQSSNLIQHQKIHSGARPYKCNECAKSFSYKCKLVQHLRIHTGERPYECGECGKSFSHRSTLNQHQRIHTGARPYKCNECEKSFSQKSNLIQHRRVHTGEKPYECGECGKSFSQSSHIIQHRKLHTR